One stretch of Excalfactoria chinensis isolate bCotChi1 chromosome 2, bCotChi1.hap2, whole genome shotgun sequence DNA includes these proteins:
- the NUP42 gene encoding nucleoporin NUP42 isoform X2, whose protein sequence is MTICQFFLQGRCRFGDRCWNEHPRGGRHHSGPARGGGGGWGAGSQRYANVIQPPIFKHSTWGGGGDGGGFSGASGFGSPGNKSGVFSQNRFSALSSANSDDGFSDEEQRLFDCIVKDMATWESSGQWMFSCYSPMKDKPNVSGFQEFSPEEVRLEYYNCITNNNTENYINSIHQLVQRWRNRLQELKALNASGKASLLSQLKNAVTQPLPSLGFGGQQASSFGFPSFPVNSSSDATSFSFKTNASVPSGNAPTLGSSAAVSNPPAFGVTSSPSAPHPVGFGNSSAPSAASFSFKTSGTTGGGTSGFSGFGSSASAAAAPPSSSSSTAPLTVAGTANAVTGTSHSGASSTLAAQTAGGASGHNVTSVPSAVPNVITSDKLHTPRSELTPEELEQFEAKRFTIGKIPLKPPPIDLLFL, encoded by the exons ATGACGATCTGTCAGTTCTTCCTGCAGGGTCGCTGCCGCTTCGGCGACAGGTGCTGGAACGAGCATCCCCGCGGCGGCCGGCATCACTCCG GTCCCGccagaggaggtggaggaggatgGGGGGCCGGTAGCCAGAGATACGCGAACGTTATCCAGCCTCCTATATTTAAGCACAGCACGTGGGGCGGCGGCGGTGATGGAGGAGGATTCTCTGGTGCCTCCGGTTTTGGATCACCAGGCAACAAAAGCGGCGTCTTCTCCCAGAACAGATTCTCTGCGTTAAGCAGTGCGAACTCTGATGACGGCTTCAGCGATGAAGAACAGAGACTTTT TGACTGTATAGTGAAAGACATGGCAACCTGGGAATCCTCTGGGCAGTGGATGTTTTCATGTTACTCACCTATGAAAGATAAGCCCAATGTCTCAG GTTTTCAAGAGTTCTCACCTGAGGAGGTGCGTCTGGAGTATTATAACTGCATCACAAACAATAACACTGAGAACTAT ATAAACTCTATCCATCAGCTAGTGCAACGATGGAGAaacaggctgcaggagctgaaggCTTTAAATGCCTCAGGAAAAGCATCATTG CTATCTCAGTTAAAGAATGCGGTCACTCAGCCATTACCTTCTCTTGGATTTGGAGGACAGCAGGCCTCAAGCTTTGGGTTTCCAA GCTTTCCTGTGAACAGCAGCAGCGATGCTACCAGCTTCTCCTTCAAGACAAATGCCAGTGTCCCGTCTGGAAACGCTCCAACTTtggggagctctgctgctgtctccaATCCTCCTGCCTTTGGTGTGACGTCCTCCCCCAGTGCTCCCCATCCTGTTGGGTTTGGCAATtcttcagctccatctgcagcCTCCTTCTCTTTTAAAACTTCTGGAACAACCGGTGGTGGAACTTCTGGGTTTTCAGGCTTTGGaagttctgcttctgctgcagcagcaccacctTCAAGCTCTTCAAGCACCGCTCCGCTTACAGTTGCCGGAACTGCTAATGCAGTGACAGGAACTTCTCACTCAGGTGCAAGCAGTACTTTGGCTGCACAGACTGCTGGTGGTGCCTCTGGACATAATGTAACATCTGTGCCTTCTGCAGTCCCAAACGTTATTACATCAGACAAGTTACATACACCAAGGAGCGAATTAACGCCTGAAGAGTTGGAACAGTTTGAAGCCAAAAGATTCACAATAGGAAAGATACCTCTTAAACCACCACCCATAgaccttttatttctttag
- the NUP42 gene encoding nucleoporin NUP42 isoform X1, whose translation MTICQFFLQGRCRFGDRCWNEHPRGGRHHSAGPARGGGGGWGAGSQRYANVIQPPIFKHSTWGGGGDGGGFSGASGFGSPGNKSGVFSQNRFSALSSANSDDGFSDEEQRLFDCIVKDMATWESSGQWMFSCYSPMKDKPNVSGFQEFSPEEVRLEYYNCITNNNTENYINSIHQLVQRWRNRLQELKALNASGKASLLSQLKNAVTQPLPSLGFGGQQASSFGFPSFPVNSSSDATSFSFKTNASVPSGNAPTLGSSAAVSNPPAFGVTSSPSAPHPVGFGNSSAPSAASFSFKTSGTTGGGTSGFSGFGSSASAAAAPPSSSSSTAPLTVAGTANAVTGTSHSGASSTLAAQTAGGASGHNVTSVPSAVPNVITSDKLHTPRSELTPEELEQFEAKRFTIGKIPLKPPPIDLLFL comes from the exons ATGACGATCTGTCAGTTCTTCCTGCAGGGTCGCTGCCGCTTCGGCGACAGGTGCTGGAACGAGCATCCCCGCGGCGGCCGGCATCACTCCG CAGGTCCCGccagaggaggtggaggaggatgGGGGGCCGGTAGCCAGAGATACGCGAACGTTATCCAGCCTCCTATATTTAAGCACAGCACGTGGGGCGGCGGCGGTGATGGAGGAGGATTCTCTGGTGCCTCCGGTTTTGGATCACCAGGCAACAAAAGCGGCGTCTTCTCCCAGAACAGATTCTCTGCGTTAAGCAGTGCGAACTCTGATGACGGCTTCAGCGATGAAGAACAGAGACTTTT TGACTGTATAGTGAAAGACATGGCAACCTGGGAATCCTCTGGGCAGTGGATGTTTTCATGTTACTCACCTATGAAAGATAAGCCCAATGTCTCAG GTTTTCAAGAGTTCTCACCTGAGGAGGTGCGTCTGGAGTATTATAACTGCATCACAAACAATAACACTGAGAACTAT ATAAACTCTATCCATCAGCTAGTGCAACGATGGAGAaacaggctgcaggagctgaaggCTTTAAATGCCTCAGGAAAAGCATCATTG CTATCTCAGTTAAAGAATGCGGTCACTCAGCCATTACCTTCTCTTGGATTTGGAGGACAGCAGGCCTCAAGCTTTGGGTTTCCAA GCTTTCCTGTGAACAGCAGCAGCGATGCTACCAGCTTCTCCTTCAAGACAAATGCCAGTGTCCCGTCTGGAAACGCTCCAACTTtggggagctctgctgctgtctccaATCCTCCTGCCTTTGGTGTGACGTCCTCCCCCAGTGCTCCCCATCCTGTTGGGTTTGGCAATtcttcagctccatctgcagcCTCCTTCTCTTTTAAAACTTCTGGAACAACCGGTGGTGGAACTTCTGGGTTTTCAGGCTTTGGaagttctgcttctgctgcagcagcaccacctTCAAGCTCTTCAAGCACCGCTCCGCTTACAGTTGCCGGAACTGCTAATGCAGTGACAGGAACTTCTCACTCAGGTGCAAGCAGTACTTTGGCTGCACAGACTGCTGGTGGTGCCTCTGGACATAATGTAACATCTGTGCCTTCTGCAGTCCCAAACGTTATTACATCAGACAAGTTACATACACCAAGGAGCGAATTAACGCCTGAAGAGTTGGAACAGTTTGAAGCCAAAAGATTCACAATAGGAAAGATACCTCTTAAACCACCACCCATAgaccttttatttctttag